From the genome of Hydrogenophaga sp. PBL-H3, one region includes:
- a CDS encoding EexN family lipoprotein, producing the protein MKKIIPFLLAAALTACGQSETPPKANTSEANIPTVEELASNPERLKELRQQCKTDRPKLGDVLCNRVAEATRKRFYGDGETPYTPPKESPKF; encoded by the coding sequence ATGAAAAAGATCATCCCGTTCTTACTGGCGGCCGCGTTGACTGCTTGCGGCCAGTCCGAAACGCCTCCGAAGGCCAACACGTCGGAAGCGAATATCCCGACGGTGGAAGAACTGGCGTCCAACCCCGAACGGTTGAAGGAACTGCGCCAGCAATGCAAGACGGATCGCCCCAAGCTAGGCGACGTGCTGTGCAACCGGGTGGCCGAAGCCACGCGCAAGCGATTCTATGGCGACGGCGAGACGCCCTACACGCCGCCGAAAGAATCGCCGAAGTTCTGA